Genomic DNA from Peribacillus simplex:
ATCCTCGGCAGGAAAGGCAGGTCCCGGACTTCGATTTCTTCCTTGGAGGCAATGCAAATCGTTTCCTCAAAAAGATGATGCCTTGATCCCGCCCATTGATAGTCCCCCCGAACGATCCCTACATGCACTTCTTCCTTGTAAATGAGGTTCAGCACTTCTTTACTCCAACCGGTTGTCACATGGAAATCCACTTTAGGATATCGCTCACGAAATAATCTCAACAGGCCTGGCAATTTATGCAGCGTGATATAATTGGAAACACCCAGCCGTAATGTCCCACTGATCTCCTGACCCATATTGAACGCTGTCTCTTTTATCTGCCGAAGCCTGATCAGCATCTCATCTGCACAGTTGGCCAAATATTCCCCTTGAGGGGTGAACTGCACTCCCCTTGTTCCCCGCTCCACAATCTTTAGATTGAATTCCTTCTCTATTTGCTGAATTCGTTTCGTTAAAGAAGGTTGCGATATATATAAACTTTGCGCCGTTTTAGTAATATTCTTGCGCTCATGCAACACCTTTAAAATATGCCAATCCCTTTCATTCATAACCCTTCCCCCGATACCGCTTTTTCCTTGAATGTCCACCATATAAGGCTTGTTGGATATATCCAGGCCATGCCTTGCAGGGGCTTTCCCAAAGCGCATTCTCCAGCCCGCCTTAAGAGCGGCATCTTTCACGCTCAGTCATTCAATTGAATTCGTTCAGGGCATGTATAGATATTCAGTGAATCATTACGAATGAACCCGACCGTGGTGATTCCCAATCCTTCAGCCAGCCCCAAGGCCAATTCGGTTGGAGCGGATTTCGAGAGGATCAGTTCACAGCCGATTTTCGCCACCTTCAAGAGAATTTCCGATGAAATCCGGCCGCTGAACACGATCGCTTTCCCTTCTATCGAAATACCATTTTTCAAGCAATGGCCATATATTTTGTCCAAGGCATTATGCCGTCCGATGTCCATCCTGCTTAATACGAGGCCATCGACATCGCATAAAGCGGCATTGTGGACCCCTCCTGTATTCTGGAAGGTGACAGCTGAATTTTGTAAATCCTTCATCAAGCGGAAGCAGTCATCGGGAGTAAGTTTCACCGAAACATTATCCATTTTCTTGGCAGTCAATGCATCATTCACAAAGACGAACCCTTGTCTGCTCATTCCGCAGCATGAAGTTATATATCTCTTATTTTGAAAATCCTGGAAGTAGGGATTCACTTTATCTGTCTTCACATGAACGAAGCCTTCTTTTTCCTGGACCCAGATTTCTTTTATCTCATCATATTTTTTGATGATGCCTTCCGAAGCCAAATAACCAATCACCATATCCTCGA
This window encodes:
- the fdhD gene encoding formate dehydrogenase accessory sulfurtransferase FdhD; translated protein: MKAIEGKRDIIRITKGNIERTEDTIVTEYPVTVKINGQEFVTMVCTPEYIEDMVIGYLASEGIIKKYDEIKEIWVQEKEGFVHVKTDKVNPYFQDFQNKRYITSCCGMSRQGFVFVNDALTAKKMDNVSVKLTPDDCFRLMKDLQNSAVTFQNTGGVHNAALCDVDGLVLSRMDIGRHNALDKIYGHCLKNGISIEGKAIVFSGRISSEILLKVAKIGCELILSKSAPTELALGLAEGLGITTVGFIRNDSLNIYTCPERIQLND
- a CDS encoding LysR family transcriptional regulator, which encodes MNERDWHILKVLHERKNITKTAQSLYISQPSLTKRIQQIEKEFNLKIVERGTRGVQFTPQGEYLANCADEMLIRLRQIKETAFNMGQEISGTLRLGVSNYITLHKLPGLLRLFRERYPKVDFHVTTGWSKEVLNLIYKEEVHVGIVRGDYQWAGSRHHLFEETICIASKEEIEVRDLPFLPRIDYGTDALLKTMIDNWWRDNFSGPPLVGMEVDKGDTCKEMVRNGLGYGILPSVLLEKDQNLRQMDLKDRHGNPLIRNTWMLYHEKSLELKLVRAFVEFVKDVDFMSDI